GGCGCGGCGGCGGCGGGCTCGCGGGGCAGTCCGAGGAGGACTACCGTGCCCTGGAGTCCTCCCTCACCGCGCTGCGGCACGTGAGCCGCGCCCTCGACGACGACCTGCGGGCGTCCTCGGCGGGCCGGCTGGCGATCGTCTCGTCCACGGCGGTCGCCCGCCCCCTGGCCGGCGGGGCCGCCTACGCCGCGGTGAAGGCCGCCTCAGAGGCCTGGACCCGCGCCGTGGCGCAGGGCTGGGCCAAGGCCGCCCGCGACGCCGGCACGGAACTGCGCGGCGCGGCCGTGGTGCTGCGGGTGACGTCCCTCGCCGGGCTGGAGGACCGGCTCGCGGAGCAGTTCGTCCGCCTGTGGTCCGCCGACGCGGCCCAGCTCAACGACTCGATCCTGGCCGTCCAGGAGAAGGAGACCGCCTGACATGCAGCAGATCCACGACCCGGCCTCCCGGGGCTTCGCCTCGGACAACTACTCGGGCGTCCACCCGGAGGTGCTCGCCGCGATCGCCGAGGCCAACGGCGGCCACCAGACGGCGTACGGCGAGGACGCGTACACGGCGCGCCTGGCGGAGGTGGTCCGCGGCCACTTCGGCGAGGACGCGCAGGTGTGGCCGATG
The sequence above is a segment of the Micrococcus endophyticus genome. Coding sequences within it:
- a CDS encoding SDR family NAD(P)-dependent oxidoreductase; protein product: MGTLTGRTVLISGATSASGLAAARALLAAGADVVATGRSPERLAPLAALGAQTAALDLTDETAVRGLVEDLHARGVRVDGLLHLVGGWRGGGGLAGQSEEDYRALESSLTALRHVSRALDDDLRASSAGRLAIVSSTAVARPLAGGAAYAAVKAASEAWTRAVAQGWAKAARDAGTELRGAAVVLRVTSLAGLEDRLAEQFVRLWSADAAQLNDSILAVQEKETA